One segment of Paraburkholderia bonniea DNA contains the following:
- a CDS encoding leucyl aminopeptidase, translating into MDFSIKACDWNKGPANGFSTAKSDCIVIGVFESQPLSGAAREIDKATQGLLSRIIKAGDMDGKNGSTLLLHEVAGIGAARVLLVGLGKQAAFTQKAYGDAVRAAWRALLTTKIAQVAFTLAQLPVQERSADWCVRAAIIALRDLSYKFTQMKSLADHGARALKRVVFSVDLADEKRARIGAKHGAALGNGMDLTRDLGNLPGNVCTPTYLANTAKKLAKDWGLKVEVLGQKRLEALKMGSFLSVTRGSVEPPQFIVLQYQGAAAKAAPVVLVGKGITFDSGGISLKPGEGMDEMKYDMCGAGSVLGTLRAVAEMGLKLNVVGIIPTCENMPAGNATKPGDIVTSMAGLTIEVLNTDAEGRLILCDALTYATRFKPAAVIDIATLTGACIIALGHHNSGLFSKDDALAGELLDASKEACDPAWRLPLDDEYQEQLKSNFADLANIGGRPAGSVTAACFLSRFTEAYPWAHLDIAGTAWKSGAAKGATGRPVPLLAQFLIDRAGQ; encoded by the coding sequence ATGGACTTTAGCATAAAAGCCTGTGACTGGAACAAAGGCCCGGCAAACGGTTTTAGCACCGCAAAATCCGATTGCATCGTGATTGGTGTGTTCGAGTCGCAGCCGCTCTCCGGCGCTGCACGCGAGATCGACAAGGCTACTCAGGGCCTGCTTAGCCGCATCATCAAAGCAGGCGATATGGACGGTAAAAACGGCAGCACGCTGCTCTTGCACGAGGTGGCTGGCATCGGCGCTGCACGCGTGCTGCTGGTGGGTCTCGGCAAGCAGGCCGCCTTCACCCAGAAAGCCTACGGCGACGCCGTGCGGGCTGCATGGCGCGCGTTGCTGACAACCAAAATCGCCCAGGTGGCCTTCACGCTGGCGCAACTGCCGGTGCAGGAGCGCTCCGCCGACTGGTGTGTGCGCGCAGCCATCATTGCGCTGCGTGACCTGTCGTACAAATTCACCCAGATGAAAAGCCTCGCCGATCACGGCGCACGCGCGCTCAAGCGCGTCGTGTTCAGCGTCGATCTGGCTGACGAAAAGCGTGCCCGCATCGGTGCCAAACATGGCGCGGCGCTGGGCAATGGGATGGACCTCACGCGTGATCTCGGCAATTTGCCAGGCAACGTCTGCACGCCCACTTACCTGGCGAACACGGCTAAAAAGCTCGCAAAAGACTGGGGGCTGAAAGTCGAAGTGCTGGGGCAAAAGCGCCTCGAAGCATTGAAGATGGGGTCGTTTTTGTCCGTGACCCGGGGCTCGGTTGAGCCGCCGCAATTCATCGTGCTGCAGTATCAGGGCGCAGCGGCCAAAGCCGCGCCGGTGGTGCTGGTTGGCAAGGGCATTACGTTCGATAGCGGTGGCATTTCACTCAAGCCTGGCGAAGGCATGGACGAGATGAAGTACGACATGTGCGGTGCCGGTTCGGTGCTGGGCACGTTGCGCGCGGTGGCCGAAATGGGGCTGAAGCTGAATGTTGTCGGCATCATCCCGACTTGCGAGAACATGCCTGCGGGCAATGCCACCAAGCCGGGCGATATCGTGACCAGCATGGCTGGCCTGACGATCGAAGTGCTCAATACCGATGCTGAAGGCCGTTTGATCCTGTGTGATGCGCTGACTTACGCCACGCGCTTCAAGCCTGCCGCCGTGATTGACATCGCCACGCTGACGGGCGCGTGCATCATCGCGCTGGGCCATCACAACAGCGGGCTGTTTTCGAAAGACGATGCGCTCGCGGGCGAATTGCTCGATGCGTCAAAAGAAGCGTGCGATCCGGCATGGCGTTTGCCGCTTGATGACGAATATCAGGAACAGCTCAAGTCGAATTTCGCCGATCTGGCGAATATCGGCGGCCGTCCGGCTGGTAGCGTGACGGCGGCGTGCTTCCTGTCGCGTTTCACTGAAGCCTATCCATGGGCTCACCTCGACATCGCGGGCACCGCATGGAAGAGCGGTGCGGCCAAGGGTGCGACGGGCCGTCCGGTGCCGTTGCTGGCGCAGTTTCTGATCGACCGCGCCGGACAATGA